The Lycium barbarum isolate Lr01 chromosome 10, ASM1917538v2, whole genome shotgun sequence genome includes a region encoding these proteins:
- the LOC132615363 gene encoding uncharacterized protein LOC132615363 gives MKSRENTKIKSSLGNEIEEEEEEIEYVAASELFEMNRELATIKEEDGSNSLYSFDFHNNKGRDHVYVVVGNSKMISKESSMDALLWTLDHAVDTIVFLIHIFPQINYIPTPLGMIPVSQVSAEHKENYMAQERGKRRLFLQEFFDASAATKVKVDTILIESDTEAKAILDLIPICNIRKLILGTSKANLKKLKSRKGSGGTTDQILLNAPEFCEVKIICEGKEMVELHMFESPDSTSSKPIQSHDIQANNEESFGCGCFKARVIS, from the exons atgaagagtagagaaaaTACAAAGATTAAGAGTAGTTTAGGGAATgagattgaagaagaagaagaagaaatagaatATGTGGCAGCAAGTGAGTTGTTTGAGATGAATAGGGAGCTGGCCACCATCAAAGAAGAAGATGGTAGTAATAGTTTATATTCCTTTGATTTCCACAACAACAAAGGTAGAGAtcatgtttatgttgttgttggaAATAGCAAGATGATTAGCAAGGAGTCAAGCATGGATGCTCTTCTATGGACTCTCGATCATGCTGTGGATACCATTGTTTTTCTCATTCATATCTTTCCTCAAATTAACTACATCCCTACTCCTT TGGGAATGATTCCAGTAAGCCAGGTAAGTGCTGAGCACAAGGAGAACTACATGGCTCAAGAAAGAGGCAAGAGGAGGCTCTTCCTTCAAGAGTTCTTTGATGCATCCGCTGCTACTAAG GTTAAAGTAGACACCATACTTATAGAGAGTGACACAGAAGCAAAAGCCATACTGGACCTTATTCCAATCTGCAACATAAGAAAGCTGATCTTGGGCACCTCTAAAGCCAATCTCAA GAAACTCAAGTCCAGAAAAGGTAGCGGCGGAACTACTGATCAGATACTGCTAAATGCACCTGAATTCTGTGAGGTCAAGATCATATGTGAAGGCAAGGAAATGGTTGAGCTGCACATGTTTGAATCTCCCGACAGTACAAGTTCAAAGCCAATTCAAAGTCATGACATCCAAGCAAATAATGAAGAATCCTTCGGATGTGGATGCTTTAAAGCCAGAGTCAtttcttaa